In Archangium violaceum, the following are encoded in one genomic region:
- the ycaC gene encoding isochorismate family cysteine hydrolase YcaC, whose translation MSKPYSRLDRENAAVLLVDHQAGLLSLVRDFNPDQFKNNVLALADLAAYFKLPTILTTSFEQGPNGPLIPELKAKFPDAPFIPRPGQINAWDNEDFVKAVKATGRKQLIIAGVVTEVCVAFPTLSALAEDFEVFVVTDASGTFNEVVRHSAWDRMSAAGAQLMTWFGVACELHRDWRRDVEGLGTLFSNHIPDYRNLMTSYNTFKAANPLPKSVP comes from the coding sequence ATGAGCAAGCCCTACAGCCGTCTCGACAGGGAGAACGCAGCGGTGTTGCTGGTGGACCACCAGGCCGGTCTGCTGTCGCTGGTCCGCGATTTCAACCCGGACCAGTTCAAGAACAACGTGCTCGCCCTGGCCGACCTCGCCGCCTACTTCAAGCTCCCCACCATCCTGACGACCAGCTTCGAGCAGGGCCCCAACGGTCCGCTGATTCCCGAGCTCAAGGCGAAGTTCCCGGATGCCCCCTTCATCCCTCGCCCCGGGCAGATCAACGCCTGGGACAACGAGGACTTCGTCAAGGCGGTGAAGGCCACCGGCCGCAAGCAGCTCATCATCGCGGGCGTCGTGACTGAAGTCTGCGTGGCCTTCCCGACGCTGTCGGCCCTCGCCGAGGACTTCGAGGTGTTCGTGGTGACGGATGCCTCCGGCACGTTCAACGAGGTCGTGCGCCACTCCGCCTGGGACCGGATGTCCGCGGCGGGCGCGCAGCTCATGACGTGGTTCGGTGTCGCCTGCGAGCTGCACCGCGACTGGCGCCGTGACGTCGAGGGGCTGGGAACGCTGTTCTCCAACCACATCCCCGACTACCGCAACCTGATGACCAGCTACAACACGTTCAAGGCAGCCAATCCCCTGCCCAAGTCCGTGCCCTGA
- a CDS encoding Kelch repeat-containing protein: MYHKTSQILLCLVSVALSGCNSRPEEAVRPLGSLRQTQTLAECGAPGSLNNARHHHTVTVFEDGKVLVVGGVDSSGTPLSSAELYDPDTGCWTAAGSLSTARYDHTATLLSTGQVLISGGEADGYTDNTAELYDPTSPEGSRWTPTSSMNSARAGHTATLINEDEVLVVGGRAYGDDTDTLEIYDIESGTWTLLENIHLATPRSGHTATLLSEGRVVIMGGNSFYNNIASVELYAKDTSASQGTLTSLSPLSTARVGHTATLLSTGKVLVTGGRDALFNDLNSADLYDPNDLDVDDGAGGDGHDGSTVPAGGSTGTTMTYGRRGHTATELPDGRILVLGGIFQSIGTPTEYRNTAESYDPVEDRWSTLACTPADTARCMTQGRAWHTASLLPTKGKVLISGGFAGPDGALSSVELYTP, translated from the coding sequence ATGTATCACAAGACATCACAAATCCTGTTGTGCCTTGTTTCCGTGGCTCTGTCCGGATGCAACTCGCGGCCTGAAGAGGCGGTCCGGCCCCTGGGTTCCCTCCGGCAGACGCAGACGCTCGCGGAATGCGGCGCCCCCGGTTCCCTGAACAACGCTCGTCACCATCACACGGTGACGGTGTTCGAGGATGGCAAGGTGCTCGTGGTGGGAGGGGTGGACAGTAGCGGCACGCCCCTCTCCAGCGCGGAGCTGTACGATCCGGATACCGGCTGCTGGACCGCGGCCGGCTCGCTCAGCACGGCCCGGTATGATCATACCGCGACGCTTCTATCGACTGGCCAGGTGCTGATCTCGGGTGGAGAGGCTGACGGCTACACCGACAATACAGCCGAGCTCTACGACCCGACGAGTCCTGAAGGGTCCAGATGGACTCCGACAAGCTCCATGAACAGCGCCCGGGCGGGTCATACGGCGACGCTGATCAACGAAGACGAGGTGCTGGTCGTGGGCGGACGGGCGTATGGCGATGACACGGACACCTTGGAAATCTACGACATCGAGTCTGGGACCTGGACGTTGCTCGAGAACATACACCTCGCGACGCCTCGCTCCGGTCACACGGCGACGCTGCTGTCGGAAGGCAGGGTGGTCATCATGGGGGGGAACAGCTTCTACAACAACATCGCCAGCGTGGAGCTCTACGCGAAAGACACGTCGGCCTCGCAGGGCACGTTGACCTCGCTCTCGCCCCTGTCAACCGCGCGCGTGGGCCATACGGCGACGTTGCTGTCGACTGGCAAGGTGCTCGTGACGGGTGGCCGGGATGCGCTGTTCAACGACTTGAATTCCGCGGATCTGTACGATCCCAACGATCTCGATGTCGACGATGGTGCCGGCGGTGATGGTCATGACGGCTCCACGGTCCCGGCGGGTGGCTCCACGGGCACCACCATGACGTATGGGCGTCGGGGTCACACGGCGACCGAGCTCCCGGATGGGAGGATCCTCGTCCTGGGAGGAATCTTCCAGAGCATCGGCACACCCACCGAATACCGCAACACCGCCGAGAGCTACGACCCTGTCGAGGATCGCTGGTCCACGTTGGCGTGCACGCCCGCGGATACGGCCAGGTGCATGACCCAAGGTCGTGCGTGGCACACGGCGAGCCTGTTGCCGACGAAGGGGAAGGTGCTGATCTCGGGTGGCTTTGCTGGCCCCGATGGAGCCCTGTCCTCCGTCGAGCTGTACACGCCGTGA
- a CDS encoding BTAD domain-containing putative transcriptional regulator, giving the protein MEHDDETGTGWRLELLGGARLDGPGVRLERLERKTAALLAYLALRGATARAPLAELLWPDSKRETGRNNLRQLLRRLREAAGTGLVDTSQDTLRLVPWLTCDAARLVEVFSSGRYAEVARLEGELLHGYAYDDCDELGGWVRGQRDHLRELRLRAGEEEAARLEREGQQRAALEWNLLVLEKEPTRESAWRRSMRLHCLLGDRASALRAYSRCCAVLEHELGMSPMEETQALARDIESGAPALLSERPVRRELPLSVLRPRVLAGRARAWAQLETAWKARIPAFVVGEPGLGKTRLLTEFAATCGRPLLFSSRPGDTTVPFATHARFWRRMLAQRPDVVLPAWVRRELTCILPELEDGSFTSTGEVDKVRLFSAMLELLRLTGESFGSVVADDLQYMDAESFEAVSNMVSAAMDAGMMQRLPHLVAGLRRGEAPQAEALIRRMVEAGLAVRVDLEPLSTPEVAELLGGVDVPEASGLAEPLARFTGGNPLFIIETLKSLIESGELTQGLPRALPPPDRVGAILERRLERLSAGALQLARTLAVARQQFSLELASQVLDSHPLYITRGWEELLAAQLVRDHWFTHDLLYEAVLQHLPAPVGVWLHRRVAEHLSTLKVPAPLLAHHWREAGDAARAALFDERARQEALVVRGS; this is encoded by the coding sequence ATGGAGCACGACGACGAAACCGGGACGGGCTGGAGGTTGGAATTGCTCGGCGGCGCGCGCCTCGACGGACCGGGGGTACGGCTGGAGCGGTTGGAGCGAAAGACAGCCGCGCTCCTGGCCTATCTGGCGCTGCGAGGCGCCACGGCGCGCGCCCCGTTGGCCGAGCTGCTGTGGCCCGACTCCAAACGCGAGACGGGACGCAACAACCTGCGCCAGCTCCTGCGCCGTCTGAGGGAGGCCGCGGGCACCGGGCTGGTGGATACCTCGCAGGACACGCTGCGCCTCGTTCCCTGGCTCACCTGCGACGCGGCGCGGCTGGTGGAGGTCTTCTCCAGCGGACGCTACGCCGAGGTCGCGCGCCTGGAAGGAGAGCTCCTCCACGGCTACGCCTATGACGACTGCGACGAGCTGGGTGGCTGGGTGCGCGGCCAGCGCGACCACCTGCGCGAGCTGCGCCTGCGCGCCGGCGAGGAGGAGGCGGCGCGGCTCGAGCGCGAGGGCCAGCAGCGCGCCGCCCTGGAGTGGAACCTGCTCGTGCTGGAGAAGGAGCCCACCCGCGAGTCCGCATGGCGCCGCTCGATGCGCCTGCATTGCCTGCTCGGCGACCGCGCTTCCGCGCTGCGCGCCTACTCCCGCTGCTGCGCCGTGCTCGAGCACGAGCTGGGGATGTCCCCCATGGAAGAGACACAGGCGCTGGCACGGGACATCGAGAGCGGCGCCCCTGCGCTCCTCTCGGAACGGCCCGTGCGGCGGGAGCTGCCCCTCTCCGTCCTGCGTCCGCGCGTACTGGCCGGACGGGCGCGAGCGTGGGCACAGCTGGAGACGGCGTGGAAGGCACGCATCCCGGCCTTCGTCGTGGGCGAGCCGGGTCTGGGCAAGACACGGCTGCTCACCGAGTTCGCCGCCACCTGCGGCCGGCCCCTCCTCTTCTCCTCGCGGCCGGGGGACACCACCGTGCCCTTCGCCACCCACGCGCGCTTCTGGCGGCGGATGCTCGCGCAGCGGCCAGACGTGGTGCTGCCGGCCTGGGTCCGCCGCGAGCTGACGTGCATCCTCCCGGAGCTGGAGGACGGGAGCTTCACCTCCACCGGTGAAGTGGACAAGGTCCGCCTCTTCAGCGCCATGCTGGAGCTGCTGCGTCTCACGGGCGAGTCCTTTGGCTCGGTGGTCGCCGACGACCTCCAATACATGGACGCGGAGAGCTTCGAGGCCGTCTCCAACATGGTGTCCGCCGCCATGGACGCCGGGATGATGCAGCGGTTGCCCCACCTGGTGGCGGGCCTGCGCCGCGGCGAGGCCCCGCAGGCCGAGGCACTCATCCGCCGCATGGTGGAAGCCGGGCTGGCGGTACGCGTGGACCTGGAGCCGCTCTCCACGCCCGAGGTGGCCGAGTTGCTGGGCGGCGTGGACGTGCCCGAGGCCTCGGGACTCGCCGAGCCCCTGGCGCGCTTCACCGGGGGCAACCCCCTCTTCATCATCGAGACCCTCAAGAGTCTCATCGAATCCGGCGAGCTGACCCAGGGCCTGCCCCGAGCGCTCCCCCCTCCAGACCGGGTGGGTGCCATCCTCGAGCGCAGACTCGAACGGCTGTCCGCGGGGGCACTCCAGCTCGCGCGTACGTTGGCGGTGGCCCGGCAGCAGTTCTCGCTGGAGCTGGCCTCGCAGGTGCTGGACTCGCATCCCCTGTACATCACGCGGGGTTGGGAGGAATTGCTGGCCGCGCAGCTCGTGCGCGACCACTGGTTCACGCACGACCTGCTCTACGAGGCCGTGCTCCAACACCTCCCCGCTCCGGTGGGAGTGTGGTTGCACCGGCGCGTCGCGGAGCACCTCTCCACCCTGAAGGTTCCCGCCCCCCTCCTCGCCCACCACTGGCGGGAGGCGGGAGACGCCGCTCGGGCCGCGCTGTTCGACGAACGCGCGCGGCAGGAGGCGCTGGTCGTCCGCGGTTCCTGA
- a CDS encoding Kelch repeat-containing protein: MRKSQEWSAAPALWLAGVLTLTTGCGSPQEPTLSASYRSTTELSGGEDVTLSVSYEVGAPFTIQWTTTLGTVTKRHADSPATADWKAPNCIPKGAPMPVVTATLTDERGRTASAEFHFQETGLFRCVVDERAPMSRPRVGHTATRLASGKVLVAGGVSEFVSTQTPTVASVPSVLESSAELYEPSTETWAPTGALSQPRFEHQAHLLPSGKVLVVGGLWAGAGGASEPRAATAVELYEPSTGTWKVASELRELASVKRSVLLASGKVLMLGVESTGQSRNALYDPEANSWSPAAALPSEAVLDDALLLPSGKVLAIGTHPIPGRNGSPADTTSGAWSYNPGTNTWTILGGLRTTEKTLDTTLSLLSSGQVLCLYRQPAQGGVRAELYHPETNTWIAATPPPSANPSRFALRPLHSGLMLFSSDTLDWRMRAFDPNRTNWHLVGHLPADLPWGMTVTPLPSGQTLLVGGQLHTEQPFSTTPQRTVWLHGSRSP, encoded by the coding sequence ATGAGGAAGTCGCAGGAATGGTCAGCCGCGCCCGCGCTGTGGCTGGCGGGAGTGCTCACACTCACCACGGGATGCGGGTCGCCCCAGGAGCCAACCCTCAGCGCCAGCTACCGGTCCACGACCGAGCTGTCCGGTGGAGAGGACGTGACGCTGAGCGTCTCCTATGAAGTCGGAGCGCCCTTCACCATCCAATGGACGACCACGCTCGGCACCGTGACGAAGCGTCATGCCGACTCTCCCGCCACCGCCGACTGGAAGGCCCCCAACTGCATCCCGAAGGGCGCTCCGATGCCGGTCGTGACGGCGACGCTCACCGACGAGAGGGGGCGGACCGCGTCCGCGGAGTTCCACTTCCAGGAGACCGGGCTGTTCCGCTGTGTGGTGGACGAGCGCGCGCCCATGAGCCGGCCCCGCGTGGGCCACACGGCCACGCGGCTCGCCTCGGGCAAGGTGCTCGTGGCGGGAGGCGTGTCCGAGTTCGTCAGCACCCAGACTCCGACCGTGGCCTCCGTTCCCTCCGTCCTGGAGTCCTCCGCCGAGTTGTATGAGCCCTCGACGGAGACCTGGGCGCCCACTGGAGCGCTGAGCCAACCCCGTTTCGAGCACCAGGCCCACCTGCTTCCCTCCGGGAAGGTGCTCGTCGTCGGCGGGCTCTGGGCCGGAGCCGGAGGAGCCTCCGAGCCGCGAGCCGCCACCGCGGTGGAGCTCTACGAGCCCTCGACGGGCACGTGGAAGGTGGCCTCGGAGCTGAGGGAGCTCGCGAGCGTGAAGCGCTCCGTCCTGCTCGCGTCCGGAAAGGTCCTCATGCTGGGTGTGGAGTCGACGGGACAGTCACGCAACGCGCTCTATGACCCGGAGGCGAACTCCTGGAGCCCAGCCGCCGCGCTCCCCTCCGAGGCCGTCCTGGACGACGCCCTGCTTCTGCCCTCGGGCAAGGTCCTGGCCATCGGCACGCACCCCATCCCCGGTCGAAATGGCTCCCCCGCCGACACCACCTCGGGCGCATGGAGCTACAACCCTGGCACGAACACCTGGACGATCCTGGGCGGCCTGAGGACGACGGAGAAGACCCTCGACACGACCCTCTCCCTGCTCTCCTCCGGTCAGGTGCTGTGCCTCTACCGGCAGCCTGCGCAGGGGGGCGTGCGCGCGGAGCTCTACCATCCCGAAACGAACACCTGGATTGCCGCGACCCCTCCGCCGTCGGCCAATCCCTCTCGCTTCGCCCTCCGCCCACTGCACTCGGGCCTGATGCTCTTCAGCTCCGACACCTTGGACTGGAGGATGCGTGCGTTCGACCCGAACAGGACGAACTGGCACCTGGTGGGTCACCTGCCGGCGGACCTCCCCTGGGGGATGACCGTGACGCCGCTGCCCTCGGGCCAGACGCTGCTCGTGGGGGGCCAACTCCATACCGAGCAGCCCTTCTCGACGACTCCCCAGCGCACGGTCTGGCTGCACGGTTCCCGTTCTCCCTGA